GTCCCGGGTGGTGGGCTCGCCACTCGCGCTGATCCCGCCGCTCGGGGATGCACGCCGGGATGCCGCGCTTGCGCAGGAGCCGACGGGTGCTGGGGTGACTGTAGCCCTTGTCCGCCAGGAGCCGTGCCGGTCGGCGGCGGGTGCGCCCCTTCCCGTCGGGCTTCGGCACCGCGATGCCGTCCAGCACAGGCCCGAGCTGCGGGTTGTCACCCCACTGGCCGGGTGGCACCACGATCGCCAACGGCCGCCCCTTCCCGTCGCAGGCGAGATGGACCTTCGTCGTCAGCCCGCCCCGGCTGCGCCCGAGCCCCTCTTGCGGTCTCGGCGCGGGCGCCCCGTTTTTTCGTCCGCTGCCGCTCGCCGCGTGCGGGCGCCCGCGGCATGCTGGTGGGCGCGGAGGCTGGTGCTGTCCACGCTCACCTCCCAGACGATCTCCCCCACCGCATCGGACTTGGTCTGTGCCTGCTGCAGCAAACGCTCCCACGTCCCGTCCCGCCGCCAGCGCACGAAGCGGTCGTACGCCGTCTGCCACGGTCCGTACCGCTCGGGCCGATCCCGCCACGGCGCCCCCGTGCGCAGCTTCCACAGCATCCCGTTGATCACCCGGCGGTGGGCCTGCCAGGGCCGTCCCCGCCGGCCCTTCCCCGGCAACTGCGGCCCACGCTGCGCCCACGCTGCCTCCGTGAGTTCCCCACGTCCAACCATGCCTGCACACCAGAAAGGCGTCTCTCCTGACAGGCTACCAGTACGTGACCGTTTATCAGACAGACCCTAGTCGGGCCGGGTGGCTCGCGACTGGCGCCGCGACGGGCGCAGGTGATTGAAGATGGCCGTTCCACGGCCACGAGAATGCGCCCCTACCGCGTGCCGTTGGCGTCGCGGTTGCCTCGGCGCAGCGGCGCATGGTGGTACACCCAACCAGTGGCCGACCCAGCCCCGCCTTCAGCCTCAGTCCCCCGCGGTAGATCTCCCCTTCCCCTAGAATTGGGGAAGGGGCCGGGGATGGGGCCACGGGCGGGCTACAATAGACGCAGGCGCCTCGCCGTACGACGAGCGGGGGCGCCGCAGCGCAGGAGAGCAGAGCAATGACCGAGCCGGTGTACATCCTCGGCGGCTATCAGACGGACTTCGCCCGCAACTGGGCCAAAGAAGGCAAGCACATTGCCGCCATGTTTGTGGAGGCGGTGAACGGCGGGCTTGAGGCCGCCCGCATCGAGGCCAAAGAGGTGCAGGTGGGCCACGTCGGCAACTTCGCGGCCGAGCTGTACGCCATGCAGGGCCATCTGGGCGCCTTCCTGCTGGAGGCCGATCCCGGCTTCCGCGGTCTGCCCACGTCGCGGCACGAGGCCGCCTGCGCCTCCGGCTCGATCGCCGTGCTCGCCGCCTCCGCCGAGATCGAGGCCGGCCGCTACGACCTGGCGATGGTGCTCGGCGTCGAGCAGATGAAGACGGTCGATTCCGCCCGCGGCGGCGACTTCCTCGGCACCGCCGCCTGGTACGAGCGCGAGGCCGCCGGCGTCAGCTACCCCTTCCCCAAGCTGTTCGGCCGCCTGGGCGATGTCTACGAAGAGCGCTACGGCCTCAAGGACGAGCACCTGGCCCGCATCTCGGCGATCAACTACGACAACGCCAAGAAGAACCCGCTGGCGCAGACGCGCGGCTGGTTCATGAACGAGGACCAGGCGAAGACCTCCGACAAGTTCAACATGCCGATCGCCGGCCGCATCAAGGTCTCCGACTGCTCGCAGGTCACGGACGGCGCGATCACGATGTTCCTCGCCTCCGAGCGCTACGCGGCGGAGTACGCGAAGCGGCACGGCCTCGACCTCAACAGCCTGCCGCGCATCCTCGGCTGGGGCCATCACACGGCGCCGATCGGCTTCGACGACAAGATCGCCGAGAGCCAGGGCAACGAGTATGTGCTGCCGCACACGCGCCAGGCGATCCTCGACGCCTTCCAGCGGGCGCAGCTGCCCGAGGTCTGGGCGCTGGACGCCATCGAGACGCACGACTGCTTCACCACGTCCGAGTACATGGCGATCGACCACTTCGGCCTGACGGCGCCGGGCAAGTCATGGCAGGCGATCGAAGAAGGCGTGATCGAGCTGGACGGCCGGCTG
This window of the Dehalococcoidia bacterium genome carries:
- a CDS encoding acetyl-CoA acetyltransferase, which gives rise to MTEPVYILGGYQTDFARNWAKEGKHIAAMFVEAVNGGLEAARIEAKEVQVGHVGNFAAELYAMQGHLGAFLLEADPGFRGLPTSRHEAACASGSIAVLAASAEIEAGRYDLAMVLGVEQMKTVDSARGGDFLGTAAWYEREAAGVSYPFPKLFGRLGDVYEERYGLKDEHLARISAINYDNAKKNPLAQTRGWFMNEDQAKTSDKFNMPIAGRIKVSDCSQVTDGAITMFLASERYAAEYAKRHGLDLNSLPRILGWGHHTAPIGFDDKIAESQGNEYVLPHTRQAILDAFQRAQLPEVWALDAIETHDCFTTSEYMAIDHFGLTAPGKSWQAIEEGVIELDGRLPINPSGGLIGCGHPVGGTGVRQLLDAYRQLTGTAGGYQVEGAKQVATLNIGGSGTTSCAFVVGAA